A genomic region of Prosthecobacter algae contains the following coding sequences:
- a CDS encoding protease modulator HflK: MNRQHPLFSFALGLEAIGLSVLALALKMYWLLPLVGCTALLAGIAGRWLGVGIVVCIVATGGWVWTLGQNMPDGAILTAHPIGALLIGAALAFLNIHTALKKRDVSHVQLCLARLAVFLHFITAGVLLGALYLGGSWQRWLALAYAVLNALLVLDCLLRLVGRLYTPKRHWQTLPEPGAFFFYRLLGGEWRACLPETTARDESFDLKLAEMWMWPTVRGALPALLSTIALLVWLLSTVHELPAGHAGVRHHLGTWESRPLAPGLHFSLPWPLGSIQAVDTTRLREIVLGFRTDPGQPILWEKAHYEGEQHSLVGSGDDFLSISVPVFYRVGDAALHLRSSSDAEALLRSLAQRVLLNLTLRLPARDIMTTSRETLRQQLHRDLQAALDERQSGLVLAEVYLRDIHPPVSVAPNFQEVVSALEEKEALLHEGEAYRRDILTRTEGDAKAILITAGSSASNRLMQTEGQAHRFTAMQKSWALSKDLYQWREGFRVLDETLSGAKKAIFDESMRGDMPTHVDLRKVLNPDFVDTAAVRPQTLVPRPVKSTDAFDLDIEGYLRADQGEVPAPDFSPADADNVLKASSSMPTPPPAQTQP, encoded by the coding sequence ATGAATCGCCAACATCCTTTGTTTAGCTTCGCCCTTGGGCTGGAGGCTATCGGCTTAAGCGTACTCGCTTTGGCCTTGAAGATGTATTGGCTCTTACCTTTGGTGGGATGCACGGCCCTTCTGGCTGGCATTGCAGGTCGCTGGCTGGGAGTGGGCATCGTGGTCTGCATCGTCGCCACCGGCGGCTGGGTTTGGACACTAGGGCAGAACATGCCAGACGGGGCCATTTTGACGGCCCACCCCATCGGGGCCCTGCTCATCGGGGCGGCCCTTGCTTTTCTCAATATTCACACCGCCTTAAAAAAGCGTGACGTTAGCCACGTCCAGCTCTGCCTGGCCCGCTTGGCGGTATTTCTTCATTTCATCACGGCAGGGGTTCTGCTCGGAGCCCTGTATCTGGGCGGCAGTTGGCAGCGTTGGCTGGCCCTTGCTTATGCGGTGCTGAATGCCCTGCTGGTGCTGGATTGTCTGCTGCGCCTGGTGGGCCGGCTCTACACGCCCAAGCGCCACTGGCAGACACTGCCAGAGCCGGGGGCCTTCTTTTTCTATCGTTTGTTAGGCGGCGAGTGGCGTGCCTGCCTGCCTGAAACGACGGCACGGGATGAGAGCTTTGACCTGAAACTAGCGGAGATGTGGATGTGGCCCACCGTGCGGGGGGCCCTGCCCGCTTTGCTTAGCACCATCGCCCTGCTGGTCTGGCTACTCAGCACTGTGCATGAGCTGCCTGCTGGCCATGCCGGGGTGCGTCATCACCTGGGAACTTGGGAGAGCCGACCTCTGGCCCCTGGCCTGCATTTTTCGCTGCCCTGGCCCCTGGGCAGCATCCAGGCCGTGGATACAACTCGCCTGCGCGAAATCGTGCTCGGCTTTCGCACAGATCCTGGCCAGCCTATCCTCTGGGAGAAAGCCCACTATGAGGGAGAGCAGCATTCGCTCGTGGGCAGTGGAGATGATTTTCTCTCCATCAGCGTGCCGGTTTTTTATCGGGTCGGGGATGCCGCGCTGCATCTGCGGTCTTCCTCCGATGCGGAAGCCCTGCTGCGGAGCCTGGCCCAGCGGGTCCTGCTCAATCTCACTCTGCGCCTGCCCGCACGCGATATCATGACCACCTCACGTGAGACGCTCCGCCAGCAGTTGCACCGAGATTTGCAAGCCGCGCTGGATGAGCGCCAGAGTGGGCTGGTGCTGGCCGAGGTGTATCTGCGGGACATCCACCCACCGGTGAGTGTGGCCCCGAATTTCCAGGAAGTGGTCAGCGCCCTGGAAGAAAAAGAGGCGCTGCTGCATGAGGGGGAGGCCTACCGCCGGGACATCCTCACCCGAACGGAGGGAGATGCCAAAGCCATCCTCATCACCGCAGGTTCCAGTGCGAGCAATCGCCTGATGCAGACCGAGGGCCAAGCACACCGTTTCACCGCCATGCAAAAATCCTGGGCGCTAAGCAAAGATCTTTACCAATGGCGCGAAGGTTTCCGGGTGCTGGATGAGACCCTCAGTGGGGCGAAGAAGGCCATCTTCGATGAATCCATGCGCGGTGATATGCCCACGCATGTGGATCTGCGCAAGGTGCTGAATCCCGACTTTGTGGATACCGCCGCTGTGCGCCCGCAGACCCTGGTGCCGCGCCCGGTAAAATCCACCGACGCCTTTGATCTCGACATCGAAGGCTACCTTCGCGCAGACCAAGGCGAGGTGCCTGCCCCAGACTTTTCACCCGCGGATGCAGACAATGTTCTGAAAGCCTCATCCTCCATGCCCACTCCGCCACCCGCCCAGACTCAGCCATGA